The following nucleotide sequence is from Acetobacteroides hydrogenigenes.
GCGCACGAAGTAGGGGTACTTCTCCGCATCAACCCTTCGGAGGAAACTGAGGATGGAGTTTACCACGTCCAGCGCGCTACGGAGCAGCACCATTTCGTTGGGATCTAGAAAGGTGCCAATAACGGCCAGCTTCTTCAGGAGGTTGTCCACGTTAACGTAGCCCGTCTGAGGGAAGCCCTCCTCCATCATAAGGATTTGGCGGAGCTCTTCCACTAGGCATATCTCGCGGGTAATCCACTCGTAATTGGTGGATAGCTTAACGACATGCAACTTCTCCTTAGCCAGCTCGGTAGCGCAGTAGCGCTCGGTTAGCTGTCGGATTCGGTCGAATCCAACCTTTTCCTCAAAAGTATTTGGGTAAATCAAGATGTTTATATGTGTTTGGTGATGCAAATTTAATCACCCACTACGGTTTCGTCAAATCGGGAAGCTAGTTAGTTGCCAAGCGCATGCAAATTATCGAAAGGTTTTTCTAACTTTATCGCTATAAACCTAATGCTCCTAATTATGATTGTTAGTACAACTCCATCCATCGAGGGACGTCAGATAGTGGAATACCTCGGTATTGTAACTGGTGAAACCGTAATCGGTGCTAATATTTTCAGAGATTTTATGGCAGGCATTCGCGATATCGTTGGTGGTCGATCTTCGTCGTACGAAGAGGTGCTTAAGGAGGCAAAGGATACTGCGCTCCGCGAAGCTATCGACGACGCTATTCGCCTTGGAGCCAATGCGGTTGTCGGCATCGATATCGACTACGAAACCATAGGCCAAAGCATGCTAATGGTATCGGTAAGTGGCACTGCCGTAAGGCTTCTATAGCCCACTAAACGATGACGATAAAGGTTGCCCGAATAGGACAACCTTTGTTGTTTTAGAAGAGATGGAGCGGCCTTCAATGATTGCCATTTAACCAACGAATGGGCAGATGATGCGCAATCACCATCCTTTTTTTATATTTTTGAGCCAAATTGATGCTGGTGGTAAGAAGGATACTTATACTAATAATGGCAATGGCGGCATTCGGATGCTCGAACAAGAAGCACGAGCTCGCCGATGTGATTCGCTACAACGAATCGAAGGGGATTGCAACGCTCGACCCCGCGTTTGCGAGCAACCTGCCAACCATTTGGCCTACCGTTCAGCTCTTCAACGGGCTCGTTCAACTTAACGACAGCCTTAACGTTGAGCCATCCATAGCAAAGTCGTGGGACATCAGCCCCGACAAAACCCTGTACACCTTCCACCTGCGCAACGACGTAGCCTTTCACGACGACCCAGCGTTCCCAAAAGGAATCGGGCGTAAGGTAGTCGCCGCCGACTTTGCCTACTCGTTCAGCCGCATCCTCGACAACGATGTTGCTAGCCCCGGAAGATGGATATTCTCAGGGCTCGACACTACCTTCCACACTAAGGGCTTTTTTGCGGTAAACGACTCCACCTTTCAGGTTAAGATAAAAACCCCAGCCCCTTTCTTCCTTGGGATGCTCGCAATGCCCCTTACCTACGTTGTACCCAAAGAGGCGGTAGATCGTTACAAGGAGGACTTCCGCAAGCACCCCGTAGGAACTGGACCGTTTATGTTTAAGATGTGGCGCGAAGGTGAGATGCTCGTGCTGGTAAAAAATCCCAAGTACTTCGAATTCGATAGTAAAGGTCAGCGCCTACCATACCTCAAGGCGATAAACGTAACCTTCATCACCGATAAGTACTCCGAGTTTATGGAGTTCATCCGGGGCAACCTCGACTTTATCTCGGGGATTAACCAATCAACCAAAGATGAGATCATCACCAACTCCGGCAAACTTAACCCGAAGTATGGGGATAGAATAAAGATGCTCACTTCGCCATACCTCAACACCGAGTACCTAGGCATAACGCAGAACCTACCCAAGAACCACCCGTTGATGAACCCGCTGGTGCGAAAGGCCATAGCGATAGGATTCGACAGGCAAAAGATGCTCAAGTACCTGCGCAAGAACATGGCGCTGGCCGCCGAAAGCGGAATGATTCCTCAATCGATTCCTGACTATACGCCTAACGGCAAGCCGTATACGTACAATCCAACGCTTGCAGCGGAATTGCTCCGAAAGGCTGGTTACCCCAACGGTAAGGGAATAGCACCTATTAAGCTAACCTCTACCGAAGATTACGCCGACCTGTTGGAGTTTGTTCAGCACGACCTCTCGGCTATTGGAATTGCGATTGAAATCGATATCGTTCCTGGACCATCGTTCCGCCAACAAATGGCATCCGGCAAGCTGCAATTCTTTAGGGGATCATGGATTGCCGACTATCCCGATCCCGAGAACTACATGGCGCTCTTCTACTCGAACAACGAAAGCCCCAATGGGCCAAACTATACCCGGTTTAAAAGTCAAGAGTTTGATCAGCTCTATTTAGAATCCTTTTTTGAATCAAGTGGGAATAGGAGTAAAATCTTCGGCAAAATGAACCAGCTGCTTGCCGAGCAAACACCTGCAATCCCGCTATACTTCGACAAGGCCGTAAGGTTTGTCAAAAAGAAAATCGTTGGGTTAGAACCCAATCCAATGAACTATTTGTACTTAAAAAAAGCCTACAAGACTGATGATAGTAGTAGCCTATAGCGGCTTGAGCCAAACCGAATGGCGTTTATGTGTTAGCACAACCGAAATCATTCAGTTTACAACCGAAGAGCTTAATCCAATTTACGTGGATAGCTACACGGTGGTGCGAGCGCTTATGAACCGCTTCCCTAATGATGTCGATCCACGTAATGTTACTAAAGTATTCTTTTACGGTACCGGTTGTACCGCCCAACAGCACCAGCAGAGAATCGTCTTTTGCTTAGAGAGCTTTTTCGAAGAGGCAGAAGTAAACGTGGATACCGACCTATTAGGTGCCGCAAAAGGTGTGTTTGATAGAAAGTCAGGCTTAATCGCCATCTTAGGCGCCAGTACAAGTACCTGTGCTTACGATGGATTGTCTGTTATAGAAACATCGACTCCTCTTAACTTCCATATCGGCAACGAGGGTGGAGGCATAAGCATCGGATCTGAAATAGCACAAAGCTACTACTACAAATATATGCCTGACGACCTTTTAGGGTTGTTCCAAAAAGAAACAGGGATGACTCAAGAGGAGCTTTACAGCCGACTAAATAGCTTCGAAACCCCTCATACATTCCTTACAAACCTAGTTACATTTGGAAGTGCCCATAAAGAGCATTCCTTTATTAAGCACCTAGTTCAGAAATCGTTCCGAAAATTCTTAGAGTTGCACCTATTGCCGCTCTCTATTAAAACAGGGATGAAAAACATCGGGATAGTGGGACCTATAGGCTTCCTTTTCGAGGAAATCGTGCAAAACGAGCTCGATTTGCACCATCTACAAACCGATAAAATGCTGTATTCGCCTATCGAAGTGCTAACGCGATACCGTTGTTCCTATCTCTAAACAACGTTGTAGAGTTCGCGATTTTTATCGTTGACCATTGTCATGGAGTAGTCTCTAAACCTTTGAGCTTGTGTTTGCATTTTAAAGTTATCGAGAGTATCTGCCAATCGCTTTAGCTTCGATATTTCGAATAGCTTAAAATTAGCGTTGCTACAAATTTCAAGTGCGGTATGATAGTAGCTCATAAACGTCTGCTTATCATCTTGCTGAAGGTGGCTGTACGCAAGCAGGACATACCCAGACACCCTATTAATATAGCTCTGAGATATAGAAAGCGTATTTATGTGCTGCTCAAGACTGTACAATTGCATTGGAGTAAGCTTAAACCCAAAGTTCTCCATGCTCTTAATGTCCATTTGGTAAAGACTGTAAAGCATGGTTAACTTATCATCCTTCACCATTTCTTCCTTTATAGGATGATTCTCGATTAGCTCAACGATAGCCTTGGCCCCAGCCGTATTCTTGAAAAGGATTAGGTGAGGGATCAACTCTAAGTAAAAGTGGAAAATAGAAAGTTGATTTGAACTAGCATTACGGTTAATCAATACATCTGCCCTAGCAACCTTTTTGCCAATATCACCAAGAAGTGCTGCATCATTGGTTATATGAGCAAAATAAACATTCCAAATTGTCCATATTAATATGCTATAGAAACAGCAAGATTCATCTATATCTAAATCTTTAAGTTCCTCTGAAAACGCAAGAAATCCATCACGATCGAGCAATTGAGCCCTAGAAATAGCCAATCCTGCCAAACAGTAAATCTTCTCATTTTTTGTAGTCGCCGAATACAGTATTAACTCCAAAAGTTTGTAGAATGAAGTGTTTAGGTAGTCAAAATCAAAGTACGAACTAATTAAAAATTCCTTTGCAGAAGAATGCTTGCAGTAATCCTGAACTAACAGTTGAAGAATTGGCTTATCATTCCTAAACTGGAAAATGATAAACTTCAAAATATCTTTATCCTTACTAATTGTATCGGGGAGAAGGTAGAAATTCTTTATAGCCTCAAAGTTATTTTCTGAATATGCTATCGAATAAAGATTGTTGATTAAACGTATACGCAAATCCGAATTGGTATAATCCTTATCAACCTTTATGAATAGGTCTTGAGAAATTCCACCATTAGCTTCAACAATGTAACGAGTGATGAGCAAATCCCTTAGATTCGAATGCGAAAAATCTACTTGAACAACAAGGTTCTTAAACTTATTTGCCACAGTTTCTTCCGATAGAATGCTAAATGCCAAAAGGTGCTCGTATGCCGAAAAGTAGTTTCCTCCTTTTCGAAGATGGATAGGATACATCTCTTTTAGATCGCTCTTCTTTACAGGTTGTAGATTCTGTCCATAGCACTGCTTCTTTAGCATGAAGTTGATGATATCCAGGTTTTCATCCGCAAATTTTGCATGAGCAATTTCCCTAGAGATAAACTCATCAATAACATCATTGTAGTTCTGCAGTTTTAGCGTACTGCTATTATAGATTGAAATGAACAACTTTAGCATGTAAGGATGCGATATAGTTTCTCTAAGCATAAAATTCAGCTGTTCAACCAACAACGCTCTTCCTTTCGATTTTTTATTGATAAAATTATTGAAAGCATCTTGCAACTCTTTATGGTTCAACAAGGGCATGTTGGTAGTATCGCTATCAAATGCAGCAGACCGCAACCCCATCCAATGTGCAGATGCCCCCTTGTTGTTAATAACCTCCTGAACCAAACTCCTACCCCAAACACTCGACCGTGTAGTAACCAAAACCTTAACACTTTTACTCCCAGAGTATTTACTTACAAACTCAACAACTTTCGAAAAAAAAGTTGCTGATTTAGTCATCGTGCTATCTATTTCATCAAGTGCATCAACTATAAAAATAAAGTACCTATCTCTAAATAATTCGGGACTCCCAAAAACATTCTCGTTGACTTTAAACAAGTTCCTTGAGATCCATGTATCAATTGGCATAGAATGGCTATAGGAGTCATCAACTTGGCTACCAGTTAAGAAATAGATAATACTATGTTTAAAAGTCTTACGATTCAAGTTCCTCATAACCCAAGAGGCTATACCCAAAGACTTTCCATAACCACCAGGAGCAATTATACTGGTAGCCATATAATCAGAACTAACAAGTGCCGACATTTGATCATCAATACACTGCCTATAAATTACATCTTTTAAAACAACTCCTGATTTTTTTAAAATAAATGCCGATGTACCCACCGAAATCGCTTGTGCGTTTTCTTTCGCAGTATCCCAAACTGTTGACAGATCTCCAATTTCTTTTCCTCCCTCAATGCTATTAAGAAAATCAGCCCACGACTTCTTACCTATAAACTGCGAAAGGAGATCTAAAGTACTAGTAGAAGGCTTTTGTGGACTTGGAAGTAGACCCCAAATTCTACGCAATGTAGAATCGCTAATTCGTGCACCACAACGGTCGTATATCAACTCGGAAAGCGATTGGCAACTTTTTACATTAACCACTTTCCCTCCAAATTTTTGTTCAACCCGTCTTTTTAGTTCATCTACCATCTTCAAATACCTTCTTTTTTATGCAGAAATAAGCCATACTAAATAAGAGAAAAAATTTGACAACGATGACATTTGTTTCGCTAAATCTTTGAATCTACTTTTACAACATCAAAAAACAGCGCTCCTTGATCGATTAAAAAAATTTCGGATAGGAGATAAAGTATTAGCAAAAAGATAGTGGTACGGGCAGTGAACTAAAATAAAAATAAACATAAAGGAGCGCTTGTTTTTTGAGATTAAAAAGTAAATCTAGATAAAATATATACTAACTATTAGATCATAAGGAAAGCGTCTTGCCCTTTGGCTATAGTAATGCTAATAGAAACAGCTAAGCATAGCAAAATTGATTCAAATACAGGGCAGTGTTAAAACCTAACGACCAAAGGGCGAGACGTTTTTCAAAGCAATAATTTCAAAGTATCACTTCATCCCCCCATTATCTTCCCTAATCTCGTACCAGAAATAGCATTTTATTAAGTTACCTCTTCTTGGAATTACAACATCTTATTGCAACTTCAATTCAATTTTCACTAAAATAAAATCCATCTAAATTACACTCCTTAAGTATTTAAAAAACCAACACTTACAGTTTGAAACAAAATAACCCAAATTCTCTTACACTTTTCTTTTATATCAAGAGGAAAGATTTCGTATATTCACCGAAATTTTAATTCGTAAACAACTGGAGGGTAAACCATGGAAAGCCTATTTGCTAAACTAAGTTCCCAAAATGTAAATATTCCTTTTTCAGGAAAGACGAGAACAGAACACGACCTATTGGGAGACAAGGAAGTACCAGTAGAAGCATTTTTTGGAGTGCAGACTTTAAGAGCATTGGAAAACTTCAATATTAGCGGCGTTACGCTAAAGTTTTTCCCTATGCTTATAGAATCATTTGCAATGGTAAAGGAGGCTACTGCCGAAGCCAACTGCGAACTAGGGCTTCTTGAACCAAATGTTAAAGATGCCATTGTAGAAGCCTGTAAGGTTGTAAAATCAGGCTCGCTAAATGAGCACTTTATCGTGGATATGGTGCAAGGAGGAGCAGGCACATCTACAAACATGAACGCCAATGAGGTTATTGCCAATATGGCTCTAGTTTCTATGGGCAAGAAGAAGGGTGAATATTCATTTGTTCATCCCAACAATCACGTTAATCTATCTCAATCTACAAACGACGCCTATCCTACTGCCGTTAAGCTTGCTGTAATTTTTAGCAATCAACAGTTGATAGACGTTTTAAAATCGCTTATTGAAGTCTTTAGAACTAAAGGCGTTGAGTTCAAAGACATTATTAAAATGGGAAGAACTCAACTTCAAGATGCTGTACCTATGACTCTTGGACAAGCATTTGAAGCATATGCCGTTACTCTTTCTGAAGAGATTGAGCGTTTGGAACAAAACGTAAAGCTTTTTCACGAAATAAACATGGGAGCAACTGCAATCGGAACCGGAATTAACTCCGACCCTGACTACGCCCCTCTTGTTACAAAAATTCTTGCACGCATTACAGATCTTCCGCTAGTCCAAGCAGCCAACCTTGTTGAAGCAACACAAGATACTGGTGCATTTGTAATGTACTCTTCTGCACTAAAACGCCTTGCCGTTAAGCTATCAAAAATATGTAACGATCTTAGACTACTATCGTCAGGCCCTCGCACAGGAATTGGAGAAATTAACCTTCCTCCAAAACAGCCAGGATCGTCAATTATGCCAGGAAAGGTTAATCCAGTAATCCCAGAAGTTGTTAATCAAATCGCTTTTAAGGTAATTGGGAACGACCTAACAGTTACAATGGCTGCAGAAGCAGGACAACTTGAGCTCAACGTAATGGAGCCTATCATTGTATACAGCATCCACGAGTCTATAGAGCTACTTAGAAATGGTATGAGAACTCTAAAAGATGAGTGCGTAATTGGAATTACAGCGAATGAAGAGCACTGTCGCAACCTAGTTCTTAACTCAATTGGCTTGGTAACAGCGCTTAACCCTTACATTGGCTACGAAAATTCAACAATTGTAGCAAAAGAAGCGCTTGAGACAGGAAAGAGCGTTTACAATCTTGTACTCGAAAAAGGATTGCTTTCTCAGGATGAGTTAGATAACATTCTCAAACCTGAGAATATGATTCAGCCAAGAAAGTTTACAAAGAAATAAGGTAAAGTAAAAAGGAAGGAGGTCAATTGGCCTCCTTCTTTTTTAGATGTTCATCTACTGCTCCTTCATGCCTTTCAGAATTCCGTCAACCTCACCCTCCGTCTTTCGAAGTTTTTCTTTGCAGAACTTAATAAGTTCTGAAGCACGCTTAACGTCTTCTGCAATTTGATCTATATTGACATTTTGCTCCTCAATGCGAGTCAAGATCTCTTTAAGTTCATAGAGGGCAGCACTATAAGTTAGTTCCTTTTTTGCCATAAATATTCTGTTTTACTATCAACTTCTACAACCTCACTCTTAATTCTACCTGTACTTAAAACTGTTTCTATAACCTGACCCACCAAGCCTTCTGTTTGCCTCACTACAAAACCATTACAAAGCGTAAGAGAATACCCTCTTTTTAGAATTTCATTAGGATTTGAAGCATTGATCCTAATTTCGAGATTCTCTAAAGCATTCTTTAATTTGGTCAAACCAATTTTCGAACCGAGATTCAACTCACGATCAACTTGCTCCAAACGATCCTTATTACGCTTTAGGCTAAACGACACCAACGATTGTAGCGAAAGCGCCATCTCATCCGAGATTCTTTTATGTCTATTCAGGACAGTACTAGCCTGATTAGATATTGCAAAGGCAAGATCCCCAAGTAAAACCTCTTGCTGATTCAGCATACTTCGGACTCTATTTAAGAGATCATATTCTACTTCAAGCGCTAAAAGTTTTTGATCTTGAATCAGCCGTTGGGCCATAAGTCCAATACCTCTTACACAATCATCTAGGTCCCCATCAAACTCTCCCAACTTATCAACCAAGAAGTTTGCTACTGCAGTCGGTGTTTTAAAGGATTGATGAGCAACAATATCAACCACACTCTCATCTTTATCATGACCAATTCCCGAAAGAATCGGCAACGGGAACTGGGCAACATTTGCAGCAACTTCATATGAGTCAAAACAAGCCAGATCGGTTTGCGAGCCCCCTCCTCTAATAATCACAACAACATCAAAACGGGTTAACTGACTGTATATTTTGTCCAACGCTGCGACGATAGATGCTTCAGCCTCATCCCCCTGCATTACTGCTGCAAACAGTTCTAAGTTAAAGGTATATCCAAACGGATTATCAGATATATGATTCCTAAAGTCTTGATAACCGGCAGCACCTCGAGATGATATCACCGCTATACGTTGTGGAACCATCGGGAAGCTAAGTTCCCTATTCAGATCAATAATTCCATCATCCATTAACCGCTGAATAACGAGATTCCGCTGCAGTTTCATCTCGCCGATTGTATACGATGGATCGATATCCACAATGTTTAAGCTGAGCCCATACACCTCGTGAAAACGAACATCAACCTTAATAAGAACCTTAAGGCCTTCTTCGAGAGCAACCCTTGTTGATGTCTCGAAGTATGTTTTTAAAAGACGAAACTTGTTAGCCCAAATATTAGCACTTACCTTGGCCCTTATTTTTACGCCATCAGAATCCTCCTTCTCTACCAATTCTAGATAGCAATGCCCTGCATAGTTAAGCTTCATTTCTCCTATTTCAGCAACCACCCATACAGGTAATGGGAAGGAATCTATAAGGCTATCCCTTATTTTTTTCTGTAAATCAAATAATGATAGATACTCCATCAGCCTTGCTTAACGATTTTCTTTTCCACGCTACCATCTCCAAAGATAAGCTTTATAATTATTACCCCTGAAGGTAAACTCTCCAAATCATCAATTCGAGTAAAACCTTCAGCAAAACTAACATGCCCTGCTTTTACAAGTTTTCCTTGCATATTATACATATAGTAATTTACAACTCCGTTATACACCCATTCCGTCTTAATCGTTATTGATCTTGTAAAAGGATTAGGAGACACTGAGACATGTCGATTAGTCGGATTATGCTCCAACTTTAACATTTGATATGCCTTTTCGAAATTGGGGATACCATACCCCATCAAATTATCAGGATTCGAATAGTTTGAAGACGATTTGCATATTACATTTTTAAGTTCAACTGCTGATAAGAATGGAAAGGCCTGCCACAAGCATGCCGAAAAACCCGCTATTTGAGGAACCGCATAGGAAGTCCCACTACCTTGTACTACATTACCAGCTGCATCTATCATTAATGCAGCAACGCCCATTCCTACCACATCGGGTTTTACTGTTTTGGGAAGTCCTATTGAACTAAATTCACCCAATAGCCCATCACGATCAACAGCCCCCACAGCCATTACATCAGGAGAATCGGCAGGAAATGTAATATACCGCCAAACCTTATCGCCCTCGTTCCCTGCAGATACCACAACAAATATACCCTTCTTAAAAGCAGTAGAAGCTGCTATAGAAATAGGGACTACTTGCTTTGATAAATTGCATACGGCATGATCCATTAACGGATTATCGAAATAATTATACCCTAGCGATGAAGCAATTATATCACAACCAAGACTATCTGCTCGTTCTGCTGCTACACACCAGAAATATTCCTCTATAAGCTGTTCATATTTTTCTGATTCTGTCACATACAACGCATAATTGGCATCGACTGCCGATCCACAATAGTTTCCAGGCAGCATAGCCGCCAAAAGCGAGAGCACCTTTATTCCATGATTCCCGTTATCCTCTAACTTCGGCTTCTGAGTGGTAAAGTCGTACACATCAACCACCTGACCGTTCCTTAGATTAGAAAATGCAGCATCATTCTCATAGTTCGAGAAACCGGCGTCAAGAACTGCAATAGTCACCCCTCTCCCCTTAAAACCATTATCATGCAAAAAGCCACCTTTAAGCAGATTAACCTGATCAAAGACACCTCCATAAACAGCATTAGTAGAAGAATTTTGGTTTTCTACACAAGACAACTCTTTGTCGAATTGGCAATCTTTGGGTGAACTAAAATCAGAATAAACAAGCCTAACATCCTTTACAAAATCCAATAATAAGAGAGAGTTTGCCTGATTGTCAGACGTCTCTACCAAAGCTCCGTTAAACCACTTTGAAGAAAGTATTACACGACCTCCCAAAGAACGAACTATACCAAGATAGGCCCTTGAAACGGGAAGATCAGATGAATCGACTATAATTCTTTGGCTAATACGCCTCCTGATAGACTTATCCGTTAGATAGGCTGAAGGATTATTCAAGGAAACCCCCTTTGAGGTTTTATACTTAAACGTCACAAAATAAGTAGAAGCTGAAGAACTAAGCCCAGCAAGCAAAAGAATTAGCTGACATGTAAGAATAATAAAAAATCTCATAACTTAATATTTTCACCTAAGTTATGAGATTTCTTAAATATTCACAAAAAAAAACACTATCTTAAAAAATCGCTCTCTGTAGGTTCCTGAAGTTGTCCTTTCATCTTACGAAAAGAATTGAGCATTTCAGTTTCCTTTTTAACCATATCATCGGTTATTGTAGGATAGCCATTTTTATAAAAAACTTTTGAAAAAACAGTTCCGCCCTGATTAAAGGTTATCCATTCCCCTTCCTTATCTCCATTAACGTATAAGCCCACAATTCGCTTTGCATTATTATCGTAGTATGCCCTGTAAGGACCAACAGGCTTTCCAACCTGATTGTATGTCAACTCCTCCATCAGCGTACCATTCGAGTAGTACTGAAGTGCAACTCCAACTCGACATCCATTAGCATACTGATACTTAAACATTACGGCACCATTCTTGTAATAACCATTCGACTTACCTTCTTTCAGATTATTCTTATAATTATCAACGTACATTATTTCTCCATCTGAATAGAAGGTTATCCACTCTCCAACCTTTTTACTATTCTCATATTTACCCTTTGCCAACAAAATGCCATCGGCATTAAACAGCTGCGCATCGACAATATTTGAATTTGGCACATAATTCAGTATCGACTTAATTTTCCCGTTTTTTGAGTAGCGCTTTACCACGCCTACAGGCTTATCGTTTTCGAAAAACGCAATGTACTGAATGGTACTATCCTCGTAGGTCTTTTTCCACCATCCAATCTTTTGTCCCTTTGCATTTTTCTGGTTAAATACGGTATCCTGCTGGGCAGAAACCGACATCGCACAGCACAAAAAACACCCAACTAGAAAAAATATAAACTTCATTCTCCTTATTTTAAGATTTACCATTCACATTGAACTTACGACACCAAAATTAGCTGCTATATAATAAAAAAGCCCCAATATGGGGCCTTTTTACTATAATTATACGAGATGTTTATTTCACCTCTTCGAAGTCTACATCTGTAACAGACTCATCCTTTTGACCACCTGCATTAGCCCCTTGTCCGGCACCAGCACCTGCACCTGCCCCGGCATCTTGAGGACCAGCCTGTGCGCCTGCATTGTACATTTGCTGTGATGCTGCATTCCAAAGTTCATTTAGAACCTTAGTGGCCTCATCTATAGCAGATAAATCCTGGCTAGCATGAGCAGCCTTCAACTTACCAACAGCCTCTTCGATAGATTTCTTCTTATCGGCAGGGAGCTTGTCGCCAAACTCCTTAAGCTGCTTTTCGGTTTGGAAGATAAGCGAATCGGCATGGTTAAGCTTATCGATTTTTTCTTTTGCTTCGCGGTCGGCGTTTTCGTTTGCTTTTGCCTCGTCGCGCATGCGCTTGATTTCGTCATCAGAAAGACCAGATGAAGCGGTAATGCTAATCTTTTGCTCCTTACCTGTTGCCTTATCCTTCGCTGTAACATGTAGAATACCGTTTGCATCGATATCGAAAGTTACCTCGATTTGAGGCACGCCACGTGGTGCTGGTGGAATTCCATCAA
It contains:
- the xseA gene encoding exodeoxyribonuclease VII large subunit — translated: MEYLSLFDLQKKIRDSLIDSFPLPVWVVAEIGEMKLNYAGHCYLELVEKEDSDGVKIRAKVSANIWANKFRLLKTYFETSTRVALEEGLKVLIKVDVRFHEVYGLSLNIVDIDPSYTIGEMKLQRNLVIQRLMDDGIIDLNRELSFPMVPQRIAVISSRGAAGYQDFRNHISDNPFGYTFNLELFAAVMQGDEAEASIVAALDKIYSQLTRFDVVVIIRGGGSQTDLACFDSYEVAANVAQFPLPILSGIGHDKDESVVDIVAHQSFKTPTAVANFLVDKLGEFDGDLDDCVRGIGLMAQRLIQDQKLLALEVEYDLLNRVRSMLNQQEVLLGDLAFAISNQASTVLNRHKRISDEMALSLQSLVSFSLKRNKDRLEQVDRELNLGSKIGLTKLKNALENLEIRINASNPNEILKRGYSLTLCNGFVVRQTEGLVGQVIETVLSTGRIKSEVVEVDSKTEYLWQKRN
- a CDS encoding YbjQ family protein, with the protein product MIVSTTPSIEGRQIVEYLGIVTGETVIGANIFRDFMAGIRDIVGGRSSSYEEVLKEAKDTALREAIDDAIRLGANAVVGIDIDYETIGQSMLMVSVSGTAVRLL
- a CDS encoding ABC transporter substrate-binding protein, producing the protein MVRRILILIMAMAAFGCSNKKHELADVIRYNESKGIATLDPAFASNLPTIWPTVQLFNGLVQLNDSLNVEPSIAKSWDISPDKTLYTFHLRNDVAFHDDPAFPKGIGRKVVAADFAYSFSRILDNDVASPGRWIFSGLDTTFHTKGFFAVNDSTFQVKIKTPAPFFLGMLAMPLTYVVPKEAVDRYKEDFRKHPVGTGPFMFKMWREGEMLVLVKNPKYFEFDSKGQRLPYLKAINVTFITDKYSEFMEFIRGNLDFISGINQSTKDEIITNSGKLNPKYGDRIKMLTSPYLNTEYLGITQNLPKNHPLMNPLVRKAIAIGFDRQKMLKYLRKNMALAAESGMIPQSIPDYTPNGKPYTYNPTLAAELLRKAGYPNGKGIAPIKLTSTEDYADLLEFVQHDLSAIGIAIEIDIVPGPSFRQQMASGKLQFFRGSWIADYPDPENYMALFYSNNESPNGPNYTRFKSQEFDQLYLESFFESSGNRSKIFGKMNQLLAEQTPAIPLYFDKAVRFVKKKIVGLEPNPMNYLYLKKAYKTDDSSSL
- a CDS encoding NACHT domain-containing protein; the encoded protein is MVDELKRRVEQKFGGKVVNVKSCQSLSELIYDRCGARISDSTLRRIWGLLPSPQKPSTSTLDLLSQFIGKKSWADFLNSIEGGKEIGDLSTVWDTAKENAQAISVGTSAFILKKSGVVLKDVIYRQCIDDQMSALVSSDYMATSIIAPGGYGKSLGIASWVMRNLNRKTFKHSIIYFLTGSQVDDSYSHSMPIDTWISRNLFKVNENVFGSPELFRDRYFIFIVDALDEIDSTMTKSATFFSKVVEFVSKYSGSKSVKVLVTTRSSVWGRSLVQEVINNKGASAHWMGLRSAAFDSDTTNMPLLNHKELQDAFNNFINKKSKGRALLVEQLNFMLRETISHPYMLKLFISIYNSSTLKLQNYNDVIDEFISREIAHAKFADENLDIINFMLKKQCYGQNLQPVKKSDLKEMYPIHLRKGGNYFSAYEHLLAFSILSEETVANKFKNLVVQVDFSHSNLRDLLITRYIVEANGGISQDLFIKVDKDYTNSDLRIRLINNLYSIAYSENNFEAIKNFYLLPDTISKDKDILKFIIFQFRNDKPILQLLVQDYCKHSSAKEFLISSYFDFDYLNTSFYKLLELILYSATTKNEKIYCLAGLAISRAQLLDRDGFLAFSEELKDLDIDESCCFYSILIWTIWNVYFAHITNDAALLGDIGKKVARADVLINRNASSNQLSIFHFYLELIPHLILFKNTAGAKAIVELIENHPIKEEMVKDDKLTMLYSLYQMDIKSMENFGFKLTPMQLYSLEQHINTLSISQSYINRVSGYVLLAYSHLQQDDKQTFMSYYHTALEICSNANFKLFEISKLKRLADTLDNFKMQTQAQRFRDYSMTMVNDKNRELYNVV
- the aspA gene encoding aspartate ammonia-lyase, which codes for MESLFAKLSSQNVNIPFSGKTRTEHDLLGDKEVPVEAFFGVQTLRALENFNISGVTLKFFPMLIESFAMVKEATAEANCELGLLEPNVKDAIVEACKVVKSGSLNEHFIVDMVQGGAGTSTNMNANEVIANMALVSMGKKKGEYSFVHPNNHVNLSQSTNDAYPTAVKLAVIFSNQQLIDVLKSLIEVFRTKGVEFKDIIKMGRTQLQDAVPMTLGQAFEAYAVTLSEEIERLEQNVKLFHEINMGATAIGTGINSDPDYAPLVTKILARITDLPLVQAANLVEATQDTGAFVMYSSALKRLAVKLSKICNDLRLLSSGPRTGIGEINLPPKQPGSSIMPGKVNPVIPEVVNQIAFKVIGNDLTVTMAAEAGQLELNVMEPIIVYSIHESIELLRNGMRTLKDECVIGITANEEHCRNLVLNSIGLVTALNPYIGYENSTIVAKEALETGKSVYNLVLEKGLLSQDELDNILKPENMIQPRKFTKK
- the xseB gene encoding exodeoxyribonuclease VII small subunit; this encodes MAKKELTYSAALYELKEILTRIEEQNVNIDQIAEDVKRASELIKFCKEKLRKTEGEVDGILKGMKEQ